Sequence from the Nocardia brasiliensis genome:
CGGCTACGCGGTGGATCTGATCCGCGAGGGCACCGCCGATGTCATGGTGGCGGGCGCCACCGACGCGCCGATCTCCCCGATCACCGTCGCCAGCTTCGACGCGATCAAGGCGACCTCGCCGCGCAACGACGAGCCTGGCACCGCTTCGCGTCCGTTCGACGGCACCCGCAACGGCTTCGTGCTCGGCGAGGGCGCCGCGGTGTTCGTGCTCGAGGAGCTCGAGTCGGCCAAGCGGCGCGGCGCGCGCATCTATGCCGAGATCGCGGGCTACGCGACCCGCAGCAACGCCTACCACATGACCGGACTGCGGCCCGACGGCGTCGAGATGGCCGAGGCCATCCGGGTCGCCATGCACGAGGCCGAGATGAACCCGGACGAGATCGACTACATCAACGCGCACGGCTCGGGCACCAAGCAGAACGACCGGCACGAGACCGCGGCCTTCAAGCGCAGCCTCGGGCAGCGGGCCTACGAGGTGCCGGTGAGCTCGATCAAATCGATGGTCGGGCATTCGCTCGGCGCGATCGGCTCGATCGAGATCGCCGCCTCGATTCTGGCGATGACGCACAACACCGTGCCGCCGACGGCGAACCTGCACACCCCGGACCCGGAGTGCGATCTGGACTATGTGCCGCTGACAGCGCGCGAGCACGTGACCGACGCGGTGCTGACCGTGGGTAGCGGGTTCGGCGGTTTCCAGAGCGCGATGGTGCTGGCCCGCGCCGAACGGAGCGCGGCATGACGCGGGCGGTGGTCACCGGATTCGGCGTCGCGGCACCGAACGGCCTTGGTGCGGAGCAGTATTGGGCCGCGACCGTGGCGGGTAAGTCGGGCATCGCCAGGGTGTCCCGGTTCG
This genomic interval carries:
- a CDS encoding beta-ketoacyl-[acyl-carrier-protein] synthase family protein, giving the protein MNERRVVVTGMEVLAPGGVGRDAFWDLLSAGRTATRGITFFDPAPFRSKIAAEVDFDPEANGLSPQQVRRMDRAAQFVAVAARDAVCDSGIDLNRYDPYRVGVTIGTAVGAATSLDWEYRVVSDAGRLHLVDHEYAVPHLYNCLVPSSFAAEVAELVGARGATTVISTGCTSGLDSVGYAVDLIREGTADVMVAGATDAPISPITVASFDAIKATSPRNDEPGTASRPFDGTRNGFVLGEGAAVFVLEELESAKRRGARIYAEIAGYATRSNAYHMTGLRPDGVEMAEAIRVAMHEAEMNPDEIDYINAHGSGTKQNDRHETAAFKRSLGQRAYEVPVSSIKSMVGHSLGAIGSIEIAASILAMTHNTVPPTANLHTPDPECDLDYVPLTAREHVTDAVLTVGSGFGGFQSAMVLARAERSAA